The genomic region tttttttttcttggcataCAATTTCAAAAAACACCACCAAATCAATTAACAAAGATTTCCACACTCTGTTAAATCTGAGCCTATTTAGCAAGATGGTGGATACACGGCTAAATTATGTACTGCTGCTATACAGGTAACGGGCGAAGCCAACGAAACGCAGATCTGCGAGGCGCTGCGCCGCTACAGCGAGCGTGAGGGCTTTGTGCGAGAGGCGCTCTTCCACCTCTTCAGCCTCACACACGTTATGGAGAAGCCTCGGCCTGACATTTTAAAGGTGCGGACAACCACGGTCAGGTCAAGCTCCTCATTGATGGCCCTGGACTGAAAATTGTCTTTGCAGCTGGTGGTCCTCGGCATGAAGAACCACCAGGCCACGCTCAACGTCCAGCTGGCGGCCAGCGCTTGTGTCTTCAACCTAACCAAGCAAGACCTCGCGGCAGGGATGCCGGTCCGCCTGCTCAGTACCGTCACTCAGCTCCTGCTGGAGGCCATGAGGACGTTCCCCAACCACCAACAGGTAGAGATTATTTCAAGAAATTAAAATGACAGCACACACAATGTTCCTCTTTGTTTTCCAGTTGCAGAAGAACTGCCTGTTGTCTCTCTGCAGCGACCGCATTTTACAAGAAGTGCCATTCAACAGGTACGAAGTAAACGCTGAATCGGCCAATTCAtaataccccccaaaaaaatacactTTTCTATTTTTGATCCTCATCAAGGTTTGAGGCTGCCAAACTGGTAATGCAGTGGCTCTGCAATCATGAGGACCAGAATATGCAGAGGATGGCTGTGGCTATCATTTCCATACTGGCTGCAAAGGTACGTTtgtatgttattattattgctggATGGATTGAACTTCTGAATATCTTCCACAGTTGTCCACAGAGCAAACAGCTCAGCTGGGTGCAGAGTTGTTCATCGTCAAGGTAACCATCTAAAATTTACGTTCGTCGGGCTGGTCACCTTGCGTAGTTTAAGTATGTTGTTTGCTCCCGCCCGCTCGTAGCAACTTCTCCACATCGTACGTCAGAAGGCCACTCAAGGCATGGTGGACGCAACTCTCAAATTCACCCTGAGCGCCCTCTGGAACCTCACCGACGAGTCGCCGACGACTTGCCGCCATTTTATTGAGAACCAAGGACTCGACCTGTTCATCAAAGTTCTAGAGGTACATGCAGACAGACACACATTGTTAACAAAACTGCAGTTTTagctttatataaaaaaaaaaaatgttgcctcactttgaatatttttagttgtaatcctttttaattttaaattgaGTTCTGAGTACTGGATTTTCTAAAATTGTGTGCAGCAGACGTGATAGAGCTATTAATCATGTCAGCCAGGCCACACCATCTCCATTTGATGTGGAAAGAGTGACtcacttgtttttctttgtttctccAGTCCTTCCCTAACGAGTCGTCCATTCAGCAGAAGGTTCTGGGTCTGCTGGTAAGCAACTCATCTTATTGAACATTGAAAAGCTTTGCTTTATCATGTAAAGCTGCAAAATTTCAAAAAAACAGTCATCAAAATGTTCAACCAAATGTCATTTTGTAAACCATGAAACAAATACAATAAGATTCCAACAGATGGCAGCAAAGTAATACTTTTGTGTTGgactgaaaacaaaaaatgctATTAACAGGCtacaggtttaaaaaaaaaaaattggactgcTCTGTACATTGTGATGTAGCACAAGTTGACTGTTGTACCTTTTCCTGCGCTAGAACAACATAGCAGAGGTGGGCGAGCTGCATTGCGAGCTGATGGTCCACACCTTCCTGGACCACATCAGGACTCTGCTGCACAGCCCCGAGGTGGAGGTGAGCTACTTCGCCGCCGGCATCCTGGCGCACCTCACGTCACGGGGAAAGGACGCTTGGACTCTCGGCCCTGAACTCAGGTCGTCCCTTTTGGAGCAATTGGTAAGAGTGACGAATGGGAAagcctgttagaaaaaaaaaaactgtcaagaCTGATCTTCGCACAATGTTCTGCTAGCACGACGTCATCATGAAGTGGCCTGCACCGGACTGCGAGATGGTGGCTTACAGGTAAGAAACCCACAAATAAAACTTCAACATTCTCTACCTTGATGTCCAAAGATGAAAATATCGCATTTCCCGTAGGTCGTTCAATCCCTTCTTTCCCTTGCTGGAGTGCTTCCACACGCCAGGAGTCCAACTGTGGGCTGCATGGGCCATGCAACATGTCTGCAGCAAGAACGGTGAGACACATTATGCACAAAGACTATTGATTAAGTacagaaggggaaaaaatactCAGCAAACACTCACAAGTAGAtaattgatgtgtgtgtgtgtgtagccggGCGTTATTGCAGTATGCTGTTGGAGGAAGGCGGCCTGCAGCAGCTGCAGCGGGTACACACCAACCCGCAAACACACCCGGACGTCGGGCAGCTCACGGAAAGCATATTGGAAAGCTTGGAACGTCACCGAGCGCGCACGGGCCAGCCCGTCGCCACCCGCCTGCCACCACATCAATAAAATCAACCAgggtaaaataaatatttattttttctttcaagGGAATTTGACagcgtctaattgtttttctctttcagatattCAACCCCGCAAGCTCGAGTGAGTCTTATGTCGAAGTGAATGGACAGAGAATATGCAGCTGTTTGCACACAAATTTTCTTTGTTATATACGAATGTTATAAATACGATTCAAAGTCGACGGGATTTTGAGCATGCCGCAATGATACTTAAGGTGCTGTAAAATGAGAACACAaagaatatgaaaaaaaaatgtaagctacACAGAATGATGCGCTTtagtaaatgatttttttcttgtattATGATTTTATCCTTGTAAGATATTTATCATAATGAGCATGTTTGTTAGCTTCAATGCGGTAACGGAATGTGTAATCGCTTGCTACATCACATTTATTGTATACTATTAATTATTTTGTTCCTTATTATTTGAGTCATTGTAATAAAAAATAAGTGCAAGTATTTGGTTATAATTAGTCATGATTTATAATTAGCAAATGAACATTTTACTGTTTAATTTTAGCTGATTCCTGAATGAGTTAGTGTCGCTAGcgcaaagggggaaaaaacagaGTGATTCACCCCGCCCAAATAAAAACAGCTTATTCGCCAATATATTGCGGAGGTCTCTTCTCTAGGAAGGCCGCCATTCCCTCCCGTCTGTCCCGCGTCGGGATGACCTGAAATGGTCGACATACCCGCCATTTTTATTAGGTACAATTGTGCAAGCTAACGAGAGCCAACACAGGAGATAAATGGAGTTGTTTACCTGAGCGTAGCACATCCTCTCTATGGCCATTGCAGAGGTGATGTCAACCTAATAAGGGTCAAATGTCAGTCAGGAAACCAAACTggtgtaaaatgacaataatgcAAAATAACTTACCTCCATGCCTCTGTTCATCGCCTCTTTGGCCATCCGGACAGCGATGGGAGCCTGCAGGACAGTTTGACAATCAAAACTTTTATAAATCAATCTCATAAGTAGAGCTAATTATTTGCAAATAAAAACAACCCAAGTCTGTCCTCTCACTCAAAGTCAGACAATTAGAATTTTGAATATATATTCCTCAGAAAACAAATCTGATGCTGTTTTTGAGGAAATCTAAAGTAACTATGTCGCCGTCTTGTGGCAACTACAGGGAACTACAAGCCTCTTTGGGAGGACATTTATTTGTCTATCCCTGGGAATAGTGCAGATTCCCTGTAGTTGAATTAAAAAACTTTGTTTATTCCTTCAAAATTGTATTTTCTAAATATTTTAACTTGCGTCACAGTACAACATATTTTGTACAACTGCGTGTCCACTATGCTGGGCCCATTTCTCCACTCCACTGCGGCCTTACCGACTGCAGGCGTCTTAGCTGGAGTAGAAGAAATAGGGAACGACAGAAGCCCGCAGAGAAAGAGAGCAGGATGGGGAGGAGAAAGGGTAAATTGAAGAAGGATTTAATGTTCTGGAGGCAGACCTGAGGCAGGATCTCTCTGGCCAGGTCGAGCGCTTCGTTGTAAGCCGCCTCTCCTGTCTGGTCTTGCTGCACCGCTCTGTTCACCAGCCCCATCTCGGCAGCCGCTTGACCCCCCACGCGCCGACCTGTCAAAATACACACGGGGAGAGGAgggttataattttttttttttttaaatccagtaTTTTTAATCATTCAGCACTAGTCTACATTGCAGGTTTAGATCTTTTGCAGGTTCAGATACCACCTGTGAAGATAAGCTCTTTGGCCAGTGCCAGTCCCACCGTACGAGGCAGTCGCTGACTTCCCCctgtgccccaaaaaaaaaaaaaaaactcaaagtcAAGACTTTCTTTGCCCCTGGTTAAGATTTTAGAGCGTGACGTCTTACCGGCCCCAGGGAGCAGCCCCCGCGTCGTCTCAATCAGGCCCATCTGTGCAGAacatgctggaaaaaaaaagcacaagaggACAAGTGAAGGTCGACGGTGATGAGCGTCATTAAGGCCTAAGCAGCATTCTGCTTTTTGTACGTGGAGATCGCCTGGATTGTCAAAAAGGGACCGGATTGATAAATATTTGTATAAAAAAATTGCAGGCCTCATTCAAGCGAAATCCCTCAAATTAATTTATCCAACTTTGATCTGAAGAGGTCACTCACCAGCCGTGCGGAGGTCACAGGCCAAAGCCAGCTCCAGTCCACCTCCCACAGCCACGCCATCAATGGCGGCTATGGTAGGCATTGGCAACAAGGCTGAACGACACACAAGAAACCAAGTCAAGTCTTtaacattcaaaataaaaaaaattacttcgCCTACCGATCTGAGTCATGAGGGAACGCAGGCCGTGAACGAACAGATCCGACTCCTGGTTGTTCATTAAAGCCCTTTCTTTTAAATCTGCACCTGCAGAAGCAAAAATTTTGAGTGACAATTTATTTGGAACTTTCCTCCACAGAGCTCACCTGCACAGAAAACAGCAGGAACTAAACTCCTGAAGACAAGAACGCGTACTGTCGAGTCACTGGACACCTTGGACACCAACTCCCTCATCTGATCACACAAATGCTTGACTCAAGTCATCATGTGTGTTTAAATTTCATGCATGCATGGATACACACCTGAGACACAAACACATGACCCAAAGCGTTCCGAGCGCTATGTCTGCACATGCGCACTTCCGCAAtgcctgaaaataaataaataaataaatggagtcAATGTTTAGTTGTTAACTTTTTGCATGCTGCAAATGTTTGATAAAATGTTATAATTGGTAACTGATGTCGAAATGGATAACACAAAGGCAAGTTGGATGAATGTCTGACTAATTCGATAATCAAGAAAGTCTTCAGACATGTCTCCAATTAATCCTTATAGCATCCAATAAAATTGCACAACTCGCTAAGATGTTTATTCGTGATAAAAATTTGTTGCATTTTGCATGAACTTGAAGTAGATTTGTGTCAATCCTACCTTCGTCCTTCCCGGGCAGTTTCCTGAGTTCCACCTCCGGGGAGTTACTTAGCTGCATGCCGCCCAGAGCGCTGCTGAAACCGGCTACTGCCGCCACCACTCGGGCCcccggggaaccggcaaggaacGACGGCAAACTGCGGAGAAGTAGCGGCGACATGCTCGCTTTTGTGGAGGATGACGCACATCCGTAGAGGTGCAGGAAGTTTGCCGTGAGTTTCTTCCTTGTTGGCAAGAAAGTGAGTTGTCATTTGGTTGACATTTTGAGTGTTCCTTGAACGCATCTTTACGGCTGTTAGCGAAGAGTGTAAACTGCAGCGCGTGGTGTTCACGTTTAACTTTTTAGCTCGGACATTTTAATTACCCATATTTCATTAAAATAATGTATCGCAGGAAATgcttaatgtttttatttgtttgtttttacgaCTAGGGGCACTCATACGCAttcttttttataaaaaaattgaaaaatattttgtttacacTTACTTTtcacaaataaataacacaattaaaatacatttgtaGTGCGATGTTTCCTTCTTTGTCCTCGCTTTCATTTAGTTGATATTTCACATTGACTTTCAACAGAGTTTACTAAAAGCACCGGTGTCCAACCCGAGGCCGGAGGGCCAGATCTGGCCTGCCAAAGAAAATCatgtttcttgttaaaatctGTACCAAATTGGCAATGATGAATAATGATGGCCGAATTCTGGTAAGCCATTTTGAAAATTCTGGCTGAATGGATTTTGCATTcaaagacacgcacacacattaagGTTTTCCAGCAAGCTGCCATGACTACTTTGACCATGCATTATTGAGCAGGTCTTTAGAGGTTATGCAATTACAGCCAGACGGTGATATGAATGACTAagcagacgtgtgtgtgtgtgtgtgtgtgtgtgtgtgtgtgtgtgtgtgtgtgtgtgtgtgtgtgtgtgtgtgtgtgtgtgtgtgtgtgtgtgtgtgtgtgcagacatGAGGTGTAATATCAAGACGTAAAAGAATCGGACCGATACCCTCGTTTGTCTGAGGCTTCTGTTGCAGTCTGGCGAAATGCAACCCGACGGATTGCCAAGAATCTGGTTCCGTGGGAGCAACAGGTCACCTCCTTTGCCCTTCTCGTACGTGTGTGCACGCAATGAGACGGAAAACTGGAGGTCGGCGATGCTCGCCGCGGGATCGCCGAAGTGTGTGAGACACaacatgagcctgacggacagtgagtgacaccGAGGCTCTGCGGTCAAGGACACAGACACGGACATCAGACTCGTGACCTGCCTGGTGAACAGCGATCGTTTTTAATACCAACCTGCAGCCCAAATGCTGGAGGACAAAGTTATTTTATGTCGTATGCTTCACTAACTCCTACTCGAGAAGCTCCTGGAACAATAAGTAGTGTCCTTTTTAGAGCACAACCAGCATGGGCCCTCCACTAAATCTCCACTTTGTTTACCTCAAAGAAGTCTCTAACGAAAATCTATAGCTGCTCCAAAATTGCTACTGTCCGAGTATCGACTAGAAAAGATGGAAGGTATAACAAAAGGACCAGCAAAGTTACAcgactcaccagttttctgaagttgagctgtgattggttgtgagcagactgtgatgtcatttgcaaaatggctgccccctgagatggataaaaacaggatAAATATTGTGCATTTAAGtgtaatattaatcagaatgtcgtgtttagactagtgggggctAGAAAATTTAAGGGTGgacttcccctttaagacaAGGAGAGAGTCAAACAGTCCTAGGTGTCACATTACTTTTGGCCACACAgataaggtcaattaagttagcTCCTGAATTGGATAATGAGCCAACTTTAGACCGAGTAAACAACCACAAGCGCACCCGCGGCTGGAAATCTAATGATGGTAACTGAGGGACGATCTTGCCCTTTGCTTCAATGATATTACCTGGGCAGTGATGGAGGTGGTCTGAGAGAACATCGTGACAGCCACGGGGAAGGAGGAATAACCTCCTGGCACAAATAAAAAAGATGTCAGAATGCATGTGATGATATATATTATAGGAAAATACTTCTAATAACAATGAAAGTATAAATCGAAAATCCATCGAAATAATTAAAAAGACGATTACTGGTCATTTGGTCCTGCTTGctaagcattttttattttgccttGAGGGGTCTGACAGAGGTGACCACCCGTTCCCGTCATTTTAGCTAATGAAGCCAACTAATTCTGATGAATGGTTGCAGCCGTTAGAAAATTACCAGGGTGGGAAAGTGTTGGccgcacatttttattttcatgggTTCGTTCACACACAAGTGAGTTTAATGTCACTATAAATACTCATTTTCACTTTTGGGATGAGGGGGGGGCACATCATGAAAAGCTGTGGAGGTCAaagaattgtttttatttctactTTGACACTAAACATGAGTCATGAAAAATACGATCGTTTATAAATAGCCaacgagccacatgctgcttcaccgttATCGTATAATCATTTCCAATGGTGAAACATTGAACatggaaaatatttaaataagcaATCAACATCCAACTGAGCCCAACGTTCCGCTGACTCCCGCAATTAAAATTAATGAATAAAACCGGCGGCTGCAATTCGACGTGAATATGCATAATGAAGTCAACACGCCGCcgggaaaggggaggggggggggacagaagGGGGGAGGAATTAGCCAGTGGAGCATATGAGACAAAGTCTGTTATATCTGTGTTTGTTATTCAGACgggcgctgctgctgctgttttgtGGCCCGGTGATGTTTGAGACAGAAAAATCGGAGTGAAAATCATACAGTCATGGAAATGTGAAATAGGAAAACACTTAGACTAATTAAGAGATTAATTGGTTTTCCACAATGGTGATCCAATTGTAAAATAATTGAGCATTGATAAGAACAAAAGTGTTGCTGCCTAagtcctgatttaaaaaaaaaaaggagaataaGATGGTCACTATTTTAAGTTCATCTGCATGTGAGCATTTAAGTGTGAGTTGTGGCCTACAGCAGCTCCCTCTTCTATTGATTCTCAGTTTATATTTTGTCTGTTTGATTCTTTGTGTTCAATAAACGGCCAAAAGCATTATcacgactgtgtgtgtgtgcatgtgtgagaatGAGAGAGTCATGTTTCATTTGAGTTTAGACGGTCTCGTGCACTCCAGAATACCTGATTACGTCAGCCCACAATTATCCCTTCtctcaaacacacatacacacacactggtgGTCACGTGCCTAGGCGCTCAGTGAGGCAGCTCGGCGCTCAGGAGCATCAGTAGTGCAGCAAGCCAAGCAGTGGGAAGGACACGTCGCGCAGCTTCCATCCTCCTCCGGAGAAGAAGTGCCGCTCAGCAGGAGGAAAAAATACAGCTCAACCCGGACTGGAGGAGTCCGCGTAGGTCAACCCTTTGGCTCGGGAAGCGACGGCTCCGTCATGCACTCGGCGGGGGACAACTTGCATACCAGCATGAGTCACCACAGGGGTGATTCAGTAGCTCGGTGGGGTCAAGTCCGCTAAGCTCGCCCATCCGGGTGTCGCCCGTCCGGGACTAAGTAACCAAGAGAGGCTGGATCCCGAGAGGCTGTCCAGGATGAGCAGGGGCGGCGTCCCCACTCCGTGACGCTCCGGGGTTTGACCCCCGTCATGCGTGTCCCCCGTCAGCCCGGCGCCCAGTCCCTGCGGCTACTGTCCCTCTTGGTCTTCGTGATGGGGGCGGCCCCGTCGCCGGCGCTCACGGCAGGCTGCCCCGACAGGTGGGTGAAAAATTTCAATTTTGCAAAATCCTGGTTTAGTCATATTTCTGATGAGTCCAACTTTGAAACTTTTTCTGTAGGTGCGTGTGCGATGACCAGCTGGTGGTCCAGTGCGCCGGGCGGGAGCTGACCCGGTTCCCCGACGATCTTCCCCTGGCCACCCGGCAGCTCATCATCTCCAACAACCGCATCGGGGACCTGCCGGCGTTGCAGCTCAACTACCTGTCCGACCTGGTCTACCTGGACTGCAGCAACAACTCCCTGACGGAGATCTCAGAGTCCACCTTTGGCAACCTCCGCAAACTAGCCTACCTGGACCTGTCCTTCAACATCCTACTGCAGATCGACGAGCGGACTTTCGGACCTTTGGCTTCCCTGGTCATGCTGCGGCTGACGGACAACCCGGGTCTCGGAGAAATCCACGCCGACGCCTTTGCCGAGAACCTGGCCCTGCAGGTCCTGGACGTGAGCCGGAACAACCTGAGCGCCTTCAACATCAGCTGTTTGATCGGACTGCCGGCCCTCAGGTCTCTGGGACTCAGCGGGAACCCGTGGAGGTGCGACTGCGACACAGAGGACCTCTGCCTTTGGGTCCAGATCGAGAGCTTTAAGTTCCAAGGTGAGGACACTTACCGTTACTCCAACGTGTGAACTTCAAGACGATATGGGACATTATTGGTGGAAAGGTGTTTTTCGTGACCTTTCCCCCCGATGAGGTCATTGTGGAGCATCTCCTATTGGCGTGAATATTCATTTGAGGGAAAAGCTTCCGTGTAGCGTCTCCATTCTATTTATTCCTCCCGCGCCTGCAGCGTTACACTCTCTCTCGCTAATTGTCAGTGAACGGTCGAGTGACCTGACGCGTTGATTCGGACAAGCGCTCCGAATCCAGACGTGCACGAAGTAAGTCACTTTTTTCAGGGATGTCAGTTCCAGCTTCTGAGGGGAGACGTGGTGGTGTGACAGAATAAACCACGTGGAGCAAAAAGAGGGTCAAGTATGAGGCCGCCACTCAAATTCATTAAAAAGAATTGCCATACAGGAGCAGCATATATTATTTAGAAGATTGCACGCATATCCAATTCAGTTGACCTACTTGTGCAGCAGAGCCAAAACTCAAGATATGGACAAAAGTAATGggagatgtttatttttttttatttttggtataCTTGGAACTCTCCCACGTGAAAGTTACACTCACATATAATCTTCTCAATTGTTTTGAATCACAATTTCATCTGATCAAATATAAAGTCAAAaattacttttaaaaaaatcaaactggCTACTTtagaaagcaacaacaaaaagaaaattcaaaaaTATGTTTGAATATACATTTTGCTGCATGTTTTGgcataatttattttaaataatttgatttaaataaaaaaatacaaatgattaatatttaaaacaatatctttaacctggcctttttttttttttttttatcaagagCGAAACGGGAGAGTAGTTGAGCGAAATAGAGTGAAAAGGGACTGAAGGggaataaatggaaaaaaaaaaaagataagcgATAACAGCTTTCTGCTGTGAGCCGACCTTCACTGTGGCTCTGCACTTATCCTCTGCCAGAAGATGAAGAGCTGCTGTAGAGGAACTGAAAAAGGAGGGCGACGGCATTCTGACTAACGTTCAAGAATGAGAGCGAAGGCGTGAATGTGGAAAAGGTCAACTATTCTTAGGCGCCGCGATGATTGCGTTTAAGCTCCTTGATAGCATCAGCGCACATTTCAAACCCTCCAGCTTTAGATAATCACTTGATTGTGTTGGGGGGGTGCAGAAAAAGCCTCAGAAGTCAAACAAAAAGTTCAAAACATCACTTTTCTTACTTTCATTAGCAGTTCCGCCTTGACGGAAGTTTGCTGATTTTGCTGCTTGTCCTAATGAGGGTCATTGATGAGCTGGATCCGATCCAAGTATCTCAAACTGACAATGCACAAACATTGATTAGGATTCAATTTCAGAAGCTAATATTCAatataaaattgccaattaaggttagagctaataTTGTAATTAACATTGTAAGGT from Syngnathus scovelli strain Florida chromosome 10, RoL_Ssco_1.2, whole genome shotgun sequence harbors:
- the lrrc52 gene encoding leucine-rich repeat-containing protein 52, translating into MRVPRQPGAQSLRLLSLLVFVMGAAPSPALTAGCPDRCVCDDQLVVQCAGRELTRFPDDLPLATRQLIISNNRIGDLPALQLNYLSDLVYLDCSNNSLTEISESTFGNLRKLAYLDLSFNILLQIDERTFGPLASLVMLRLTDNPGLGEIHADAFAENLALQVLDVSRNNLSAFNISCLIGLPALRSLGLSGNPWRCDCDTEDLCLWVQIESFKFQDEGQTVCHGPAELAGRRLAEVGMQLRADCHQGLGYWDYLFFVAIGFIIFSAGTVSAWVMGVLMVLYERYSKRKSEELDSDDEDARGGKQGNGDVSKPGLQV
- the zyg11 gene encoding protein zyg-11 homolog produces the protein MASSFLIADEASPASLTDLCLTFVSQNLECLCVKRADGSLCFREAVLFPQELADQLLAKMATEGLLNDSTVGVFRNCEYLRLRRACVRTARISAEAFQRALCPHRLSELDAARVNADLTIPDILHGLATNKYCQESLQRLVLTGLTMSSLEEPSRHGFSTLQGLRSLSLANVDFYDSGLADVCSLPRLESLDLSNTSVTNLNPLLGLKERLRSLTLHQLKRLEMSSAQLLAVIGQLDVLQHLDISDDKQFTSDVARQLLGQPGILPALVSLDVSGRKQVTDAAVKAFVDERPQMTFVGLLATDAGFSEFLSGDGNLKVTGEANETQICEALRRYSEREGFVREALFHLFSLTHVMEKPRPDILKLVVLGMKNHQATLNVQLAASACVFNLTKQDLAAGMPVRLLSTVTQLLLEAMRTFPNHQQLQKNCLLSLCSDRILQEVPFNRFEAAKLVMQWLCNHEDQNMQRMAVAIISILAAKLSTEQTAQLGAELFIVKQLLHIVRQKATQGMVDATLKFTLSALWNLTDESPTTCRHFIENQGLDLFIKVLESFPNESSIQQKVLGLLNNIAEVGELHCELMVHTFLDHIRTLLHSPEVEVSYFAAGILAHLTSRGKDAWTLGPELRSSLLEQLHDVIMKWPAPDCEMVAYRSFNPFFPLLECFHTPGVQLWAAWAMQHVCSKNAGRYCSMLLEEGGLQQLQRVHTNPQTHPDVGQLTESILESLERHRARTGQPVATRLPPHQ
- the echdc2 gene encoding enoyl-CoA hydratase domain-containing protein 2, mitochondrial gives rise to the protein MSPLLLRSLPSFLAGSPGARVVAAVAGFSSALGGMQLSNSPEVELRKLPGKDEGIAEVRMCRHSARNALGHVFVSQMRELVSKVSSDSTVRVLVFRSLVPAVFCAGADLKERALMNNQESDLFVHGLRSLMTQIALLPMPTIAAIDGVAVGGGLELALACDLRTAACSAQMGLIETTRGLLPGAGGSQRLPRTVGLALAKELIFTGRRVGGQAAAEMGLVNRAVQQDQTGEAAYNEALDLAREILPQAPIAVRMAKEAMNRGMEVDITSAMAIERMCYAQVIPTRDRREGMAAFLEKRPPQYIGE